TCTTAATTGGAGTTTTGAGATGTCGGCTTCCTTTTCGAGTAATTTGACCTCCTGAGTTTTTTGGTTGGCTTCCAGGCGAGATTGGTTTTCAGAAAATTTGTGGTTGAAGTTGGCCTCTAATACCGAATCATGTTGGTGTTTGTATCTTTCTAAATGTTCTAAAGCAGCTTTGAAATTTCCTTTGGCTTTTTTGATTTCATAGTTTAGTCTCGCATTTTCAGCAGACTCGGGATTAAGTTTCTGAGCCTTGTCTGCCATCATTTGTGCAGAATCCAATTTTTCCAGACCTATATAGGCAAAACCTAGATTGATGTGTTGTATAAACTCGGTGACGGGATGCAAAGGGTATTTTTTTGCCAGTTTTAGGTTTTCGTAAGCCATTTTTAAACCTTCGCTATAGTTTCCCTTTCTGATGATGGGGGCAGTTACTACATTGTGCGCAACAGCTGCGTAGTAGTCCAGTTCTTTTTCTCTAGCAAGGTTCAGCCCCTTCAGGCCATAGTGAACTGAAGAGTCTAGGTTTAAAGTGGTTTTTCCATTGTAAAGTATACATAAGTTGACACAAGCACGAATGTAACTTGACCAATCCTGATATTCTAAAGCTCCATTCATGGATAGCTTGTGGTACTTGAGTGAATTTTCTAGATCACGATTGTTCTGAAGGATTCTAGCGATGCTACCGTAGGTTCTGTATTGGCTTTTAGATTTTTCACTACCGGTCTCAATGCTTTTGTAATAGTAGTTGAGTGCTTCATCAGATCGATTGGGGTCTATGTTGAAAATGACTCGTCCTTTGATGAAATAGGCTTCTGATAGTTGGTCGTTTATGTTGTGTTGGGCAAAATGATTTATGGCAATATCAATCCATGGTTCGGCCTCTATAGCTTGATTAGACTGTAATAAAGTCTCCGAAAGCTTCATCGCTATAGCTGATTGGTTGCTAGCAGAGCTGGTGCTTTTATACTCACTTTTCAACTCCATAATCAATGAGTCCAAATGGGAGCTTTCTTCTTGCGCCTGTAAGATCGAAATGTTTAAGAATATGCAGAGAACTGTGAAGTATTTCGCTTTGATCATATTAGGATGAGCCATTATTACATCTAATCACTAGGCGAATCTAATAAAATGTGGTTTCTAGATGGTGAAGAATTGATTTTTGAACTTTATTGTACTAATTATGTTAATTAATAGGTTTATTGAATAATCACCTTTTCGCCGAAAGATTGATGTTGACTAACTACAGATAAAATGTAGGTCCCAGTTGGGAGGTGATTTGTTTTTATTTCATGCACTAAATTTCTTTTAGTGTTCTGAATAGTTTCAGAATAAACAATCTGCCCTGAAATACTTGTCAATGATAGTTCTATTTGCTCAGTGTTCAGATCGGATAAGGAGAATTTTATGACTTGACTAGAGAGCGCCGGATTTGGATAAATACTCAGAGTAGAACCATTCTGGAACTGTCCGGTCACCTTCATGATTTTGGAATAGGCAGAGCTTCCATCATAGTCCGTTTGCTTGATTCGATAGTAAATCAACCCCTCAGGTGAATGGGGATCAGTAAATTGGTAATCCAATATATCACTGCTCTGACCCGCTCCATCTATAGTTGCGATGGCCTCATAATGAGAGTTGTCCAATGATTTTTCAATTGTGAAGTAGTCGTTATTTTCTTCCATAGCGGTGCTCCAGCTAATGATTACCTCATTATTCACCCTTCTGGCTTGTACATCGAAAAACTCAACAGGAAGGCTGGCGTCTGTACAACTTAGCCCACCTAGTGTCTCTATGGTCATGTAGTTGGAAACACATGCCGTATTACGAAGCTCGGTTTTAATGTAGTCCTGGGTCCTGACAACATTGGCTATTCTTAATTCATCTATTATTCCTGTAAAGGCATTGTTTAACCCTCCGTCATCAATGCCTCCAATAGTCAGGTCATAATCTCCCCCAGCTGTGTAATAGTCGATGGGTGATGTGCTTTGCTCGGTAGAAGAAGTGATCAATTCACCATTCAGATAGGTTGTCTGGGTATAGTTCTCACCTGATTCTTCAATTACGCCAACAAAATAATTCCAGTTGCCAGAAGTAATATCAATTTCACCATTACCATTCGTATCTGTTAAAACATAATTGCCATTAGTTCTTCCTGTTTGGAAACCGATTTCTTCATCATTATTAGTTCCACCTCCATTGGGTCGCATTTCGAGAGTATACGAGGCATAGGGAGCATTTAATCGACCTTTCGAAAACATTTTTGCGTAGGCATTCTGCGTTCCTGAGGTTTGAAACCAACATGAAATTGTGAAGGAGTTAGCGGGTTCAATAGTAGTGTTATCTGGTACAGTGATGTATTCAGTGGTTCCATCAAAAGAATAACCATTGCCCACAACCGAACTTACGATGTTAGTAGCATCCATGTTGTTTGCGGTTCCAT
This is a stretch of genomic DNA from Reichenbachiella ulvae. It encodes these proteins:
- a CDS encoding sensor histidine kinase produces the protein MAHPNMIKAKYFTVLCIFLNISILQAQEESSHLDSLIMELKSEYKSTSSASNQSAIAMKLSETLLQSNQAIEAEPWIDIAINHFAQHNINDQLSEAYFIKGRVIFNIDPNRSDEALNYYYKSIETGSEKSKSQYRTYGSIARILQNNRDLENSLKYHKLSMNGALEYQDWSSYIRACVNLCILYNGKTTLNLDSSVHYGLKGLNLAREKELDYYAAVAHNVVTAPIIRKGNYSEGLKMAYENLKLAKKYPLHPVTEFIQHINLGFAYIGLEKLDSAQMMADKAQKLNPESAENARLNYEIKKAKGNFKAALEHLERYKHQHDSVLEANFNHKFSENQSRLEANQKTQEVKLLEKEADISKLQLRQQRILILALGLFLFLAIGLGILYTRQQKLKKEKSLSDMEQRLLRSQMNPHFIFNSMTAIQHYMMTKGAEEASHYMGTFSRLMRQILDHSRQEFISLGEEIETLRNYMELQQMRFDNQFDYEIELDEELDEDYHHLPPMFAQPFIENALEHGLFKKDRENKINISFKAKGSEQIALEINDTGTGLIESSQSNHKSLATRITQERLAIFKRTLKAQSELLLKNNFDAEGNIQGLRVNLTLPTKVILPA
- a CDS encoding DUF2341 domain-containing protein, producing MNLRIFALSFLLLFSSLAVLGQTLSSLYNHNVTITVDKNMVSGSSDLTNFPLLVSLEGVEDMISDPDGISDTNSDGEILSNGFDIVFAPSPSSVVADVYSHYLESYDGVNGDVIIWVKVDLSATVNTEIEMFYGRSGETDQSNGTVWTDANFIGVWQLSETPGASAIVDATGNSLNGTANNMDATNIVSSVVGNGYSFDGTTEYITVPDNTTIEPANSFTISCWFQTSGTQNAYAKMFSKGRLNAPYASYTLEMRPNGGGTNNDEEIGFQTGRTNGNYVLTDTNGNGEIDITSGNWNYFVGVIEESGENYTQTTYLNGELITSSTEQSTSPIDYYTAGGDYDLTIGGIDDGGLNNAFTGIIDELRIANVVRTQDYIKTELRNTACVSNYMTIETLGGLSCTDASLPVEFFDVQARRVNNEVIISWSTAMEENNDYFTIEKSLDNSHYEAIATIDGAGQSSDILDYQFTDPHSPEGLIYYRIKQTDYDGSSAYSKIMKVTGQFQNGSTLSIYPNPALSSQVIKFSLSDLNTEQIELSLTSISGQIVYSETIQNTKRNLVHEIKTNHLPTGTYILSVVSQHQSFGEKVIIQ